Proteins from a single region of Hymenobacter aquaticus:
- a CDS encoding TVP38/TMEM64 family protein, with amino-acid sequence MADFPASASRRTASRLPLYLAGGLLLVLVACYFLWPAFQTTVKEAFAVLKSGEQEKVSAWITQFGYWGPVVIVAAMVLQMFLVVVNVVLLILVAILAYGPWWGSGLALAGVVVASSVGYWIGHSAGETFISRLIGRKSEQKMVREVQRYGTWAVIIARLSPALSDDAVSFVAGVARLGYGRFILATVAGVTPLIALLAWLGEDSDRLKTGLWWVSGISLVLFGAYVWWDKHRAQPAPHAELAKKN; translated from the coding sequence TTGGCTGATTTCCCCGCTTCCGCTTCCCGTCGTACCGCCAGCCGGCTGCCGCTCTACCTGGCCGGGGGGCTGCTGCTGGTCCTGGTGGCCTGCTATTTTCTGTGGCCTGCTTTCCAGACGACCGTTAAGGAGGCCTTTGCCGTGCTCAAAAGCGGGGAGCAGGAAAAAGTATCGGCCTGGATTACGCAGTTCGGCTACTGGGGCCCGGTCGTGATTGTGGCGGCCATGGTGCTGCAGATGTTTCTGGTGGTGGTGAACGTGGTGCTGCTGATTCTGGTGGCTATCCTGGCCTACGGACCGTGGTGGGGCTCGGGGCTGGCGCTGGCGGGTGTGGTGGTGGCCTCGTCGGTGGGCTACTGGATTGGGCACTCGGCCGGCGAGACGTTCATCAGCCGCCTGATCGGCCGCAAGAGCGAGCAGAAAATGGTGCGGGAAGTGCAGCGCTACGGCACCTGGGCCGTCATCATTGCCCGGCTCTCCCCCGCCCTCTCCGACGACGCGGTGAGCTTCGTGGCCGGCGTGGCGCGGCTGGGCTACGGGCGCTTTATTCTGGCCACGGTGGCCGGCGTGACGCCGCTGATTGCCCTGCTGGCCTGGCTGGGCGAAGACAGTGACCGGCTCAAAACCGGTTTGTGGTGGGTGTCGGGCATCAGCCTGGTGCTGTTCGGGGCCTACGTGTGGTGGGACAAGCACCGCGCCCAGCCCGCCCCGCACGCCGAGCTGGCCAAGAAAAACTGA
- a CDS encoding beta/alpha barrel domain-containing protein: MARFTKAAAVAQALQSPLIPVFYHAEEPYARRVLQACYEGGVRLFEFTNRGPHAFDIFADLQQFVEAEYPDLLLGAGTIYTVAEAEKFISAGADYIVQPVIGAEVAALCHRQDLAWLPGVSTLNEIYQADQLGAAFAKLFPAAMLGPAYLKTVRAPLPKVRFMATGGIEPAPDTVATWVQAGATCVGVDSRLLPTADPAALTARVRELLAAMQPPAA, translated from the coding sequence ATGGCCCGTTTTACGAAGGCTGCGGCCGTGGCGCAGGCGCTGCAAAGCCCCCTGATTCCCGTATTCTACCACGCCGAGGAGCCCTACGCCCGGCGCGTGCTGCAGGCCTGCTACGAGGGCGGCGTCCGGCTTTTTGAGTTTACCAACCGGGGCCCCCACGCCTTCGACATCTTCGCCGATTTGCAGCAGTTCGTGGAAGCCGAGTATCCGGACTTGCTGCTGGGGGCCGGCACCATCTACACGGTGGCGGAGGCCGAAAAATTCATCAGCGCCGGGGCCGACTACATCGTGCAGCCCGTCATCGGGGCGGAGGTGGCGGCGCTGTGTCACCGGCAGGATCTGGCCTGGCTGCCGGGCGTGTCCACGCTCAACGAAATCTACCAGGCCGACCAGCTGGGGGCGGCGTTTGCCAAGCTGTTTCCCGCCGCCATGCTGGGCCCCGCCTACCTGAAAACCGTGCGGGCCCCGCTGCCCAAGGTGCGCTTTATGGCCACCGGCGGCATCGAGCCGGCCCCCGACACCGTGGCCACCTGGGTGCAGGCCGGGGCCACCTGCGTGGGCGTCGACTCGCGCCTGCTACCCACCGCCGACCCGGCCGCCCTCACCGCGCGGGTGCGGGAGTTGCTGGCCGCCATGCAGCCCCCGGCCGCGTAG
- a CDS encoding ABC transporter ATP-binding protein, giving the protein MKLLYSYLRNYWGLLALALLLATINQVFSLLDPYILRQIIDRYVSPALRSSQTPTFWTFVLSGAGLLVLKALGVAMVSRIAKNFQDYYTNVITQRLGAQLYSDGLRHSLDLPYQVFEDQRSGETLGKLQKVRTDVERLIQSFVNVLFISLVAILFVTWYAISVYWPIAVVYFLTIPLLGTLSFFLSRRIKVIQKTIVAETTALAGSTTESLRNIELIKSLGLAQQETTRLNTTTEKILKLELKKVRYLRSLSFVQGTFVNLMRNVILLMLVFLVVQKLITPGEFFSFFIYSFAIFGPLQEMGSIINIYRETEASLANYQLILDTPREVKPSHPQVIDQIQTLTFDQVRFKHLSASNSALDGISFETKLGETIAFVGPSGSGKTTLVKLLVGLYPPLAGQILYNGIPGADLDLDQLREQIGFVTQDTQLFAGTIRENLLFVAPHATDQECLHALHQAAADGLLARAPLGLDTVIGEGGVKVSGGEKQRLSIARALLRHPTLLVFDEATSSLDSLTEEEISTTVRELSGSRQHITILIAHRLSTILHADKIFVLERGHIAEQGRHDELLAQKGLYYAMWRQQIGERPAPAAARQLQKA; this is encoded by the coding sequence ATGAAACTTCTCTACAGCTACCTGCGCAACTACTGGGGCCTGCTGGCCCTGGCTTTGCTGCTGGCCACTATCAACCAGGTGTTCTCCCTGCTCGACCCCTACATTCTGCGCCAGATCATCGACCGGTACGTGTCGCCGGCCCTGCGCAGCTCCCAAACGCCCACGTTCTGGACGTTTGTGCTCAGCGGGGCGGGCCTGCTGGTGCTCAAGGCCCTGGGCGTGGCGATGGTGTCGCGCATTGCCAAAAACTTCCAGGACTACTACACCAACGTCATTACCCAGCGCCTGGGGGCCCAGCTCTACTCCGACGGCCTGCGCCACTCCCTGGATCTGCCCTACCAGGTGTTCGAGGATCAACGCTCGGGCGAAACCCTGGGCAAGCTCCAGAAGGTGCGCACCGACGTGGAGCGCCTGATTCAGAGCTTCGTCAACGTGCTCTTTATTTCCCTGGTGGCCATTCTGTTCGTGACCTGGTACGCCATCAGCGTGTACTGGCCCATTGCGGTGGTCTACTTCCTGACGATTCCGCTGCTGGGCACGCTGAGCTTTTTCCTAAGCCGCCGCATCAAGGTTATCCAGAAAACCATCGTGGCCGAAACCACGGCCCTGGCCGGTTCCACCACCGAGAGCCTGCGCAACATCGAGCTGATCAAAAGCCTGGGCCTGGCCCAGCAGGAAACGACCCGCCTGAACACGACCACCGAGAAAATCCTCAAGCTGGAGCTCAAGAAGGTGCGCTACCTGCGGTCCTTGTCCTTCGTGCAGGGCACCTTCGTGAACCTGATGCGCAACGTGATTCTGCTTATGCTCGTGTTTCTGGTGGTGCAGAAGCTCATTACGCCGGGCGAGTTTTTCTCGTTCTTCATCTACTCCTTCGCCATCTTCGGGCCCTTGCAGGAAATGGGCAGCATCATCAACATTTACCGCGAAACGGAGGCTTCCCTGGCCAATTACCAGCTGATTCTCGACACGCCCCGGGAGGTGAAGCCCAGCCACCCGCAGGTTATCGACCAGATCCAGACCCTGACCTTCGACCAGGTGCGCTTCAAGCACCTGTCGGCCTCCAACTCCGCCCTCGACGGCATCTCCTTCGAAACCAAGCTGGGCGAAACCATTGCCTTCGTGGGGCCGTCCGGCTCGGGCAAAACCACGCTGGTCAAGCTGCTGGTGGGCCTCTACCCGCCCCTGGCCGGCCAGATCCTCTACAACGGCATTCCCGGTGCCGACCTCGACCTGGACCAGCTCCGGGAGCAAATCGGCTTCGTCACCCAGGACACCCAGCTCTTCGCCGGCACCATCCGCGAGAACCTGCTCTTCGTGGCCCCCCACGCCACCGACCAGGAGTGCCTGCACGCCCTGCACCAGGCCGCCGCCGACGGCCTGCTGGCCCGCGCCCCCCTCGGCCTCGACACGGTTATCGGGGAAGGCGGCGTGAAAGTGTCGGGCGGCGAAAAGCAGCGCCTCAGCATTGCCCGCGCCCTGCTGCGCCACCCCACCCTGCTGGTCTTCGACGAAGCCACCTCCTCCCTCGACTCGCTCACGGAGGAAGAAATCAGCACCACGGTGCGCGAGCTGTCCGGTTCCCGCCAGCACATCACCATCCTGATTGCCCACCGCCTGAGCACCATCCTGCACGCCGACAAGATCTTCGTGCTGGAGCGCGGCCACATTGCCGAGCAGGGCCGCCACGACGAGCTGCTGGCCCAGAAAGGTCTGTACTACGCCATGTGGCGGCAGCAAATCGGGGAACGGCCCGCCCCGGCCGCAGCCCGGCAGCTCCAAAAAGCCTAA
- a CDS encoding M48 family metalloprotease, with the protein MTHFRMFRRFAGLMLAGWLLVNTSASAQNGSRDVLRDITDVVGLKPRFELQATPQVQNAAAVVYNGKRFLLYNPQFVASVNRAGRTDWAGTSILAHEMGHHLNGHTLRPGGSQPADELEADEFSGFVLRKMGASLAEAQAAMAVVSDEEASPTHPGRSTRLAAIGKGWQQANTQILASSRTAAPSSAPVAIASRPTPVRSVSSTVAPLNVVGQIVFRDNPEERYYLTSRLNVVRMLNNSGTGQVVGRVTRSNSASFPYILVDGQDRRLYISANGGVFNNRGQQVGLLSDPS; encoded by the coding sequence ATGACCCACTTCCGCATGTTCCGCCGCTTCGCAGGTTTGATGCTTGCCGGGTGGTTGCTCGTCAATACCTCCGCTTCGGCCCAAAATGGCAGCCGCGACGTGCTGCGCGACATCACCGACGTAGTCGGCCTCAAGCCCCGCTTCGAGCTGCAAGCCACCCCGCAGGTGCAGAATGCCGCCGCCGTGGTGTATAACGGCAAACGCTTCCTGCTCTACAACCCCCAGTTCGTGGCTTCCGTGAACCGGGCCGGCCGCACCGACTGGGCCGGCACCAGCATCCTGGCCCACGAAATGGGCCATCACCTCAACGGCCACACCCTGCGTCCCGGCGGCTCCCAGCCCGCCGATGAGCTGGAAGCCGACGAGTTTTCGGGCTTCGTGCTGCGCAAGATGGGCGCCAGTCTGGCCGAAGCCCAGGCCGCAATGGCCGTCGTGTCGGATGAGGAAGCCTCGCCGACCCACCCCGGCCGCTCGACCCGCCTGGCCGCCATCGGCAAGGGCTGGCAGCAGGCCAACACCCAGATTCTGGCCAGCAGCCGCACCGCCGCGCCGTCTTCGGCCCCGGTAGCCATTGCCAGCCGGCCTACGCCGGTCCGTAGCGTGTCCAGCACCGTCGCCCCGCTGAACGTGGTGGGCCAGATTGTCTTCCGCGACAACCCCGAGGAGCGCTACTACCTCACCAGCCGCCTGAACGTGGTGCGCATGCTCAACAACTCCGGCACCGGCCAGGTAGTAGGCCGCGTGACGCGCTCCAACAGCGCCAGCTTCCCCTACATTCTGGTTGATGGGCAGGACCGCCGCCTCTACATCAGCGCCAACGGAGGCGTCTTCAACAACCGCGGGCAGCAGGTGGGCCTGCTCTCCGACCCTTCCTAG
- a CDS encoding endo-1,4-beta-xylanase — protein sequence MALRTNKLYPGSPYQELAAGQFNSVTPEYEFKPDALHPAPAAYEWAAADALADFCRQHNQRLHGHTLIWHQALPRWITEFAGSQAEWDALLKDHIQTVCRHFRGQVSSWDVVNEAFEADGTLRSTIWLRHLGSGYLEKAFRYAHEADPDALLFYNDYDLESNPVKRRAVLSWLQAMRQRGVPVHGLGLQLHISIRHPENSQLTEAVQAARQTGLRLHFSEVDVAINPLNQAVEPTPELLQRQADKLRFLVGLYQQLPRAQQHGITFWGVADPDSWIRSYFHRADYPLLFDDNYQPKPAYCTLVRP from the coding sequence GTGGCCCTGCGCACCAACAAGCTGTACCCCGGCTCGCCTTACCAGGAGCTGGCCGCCGGACAGTTCAACAGCGTAACGCCCGAGTACGAGTTCAAGCCCGACGCGCTGCACCCCGCCCCGGCCGCGTACGAATGGGCCGCGGCCGATGCGCTGGCCGATTTCTGCCGCCAGCACAACCAGCGCCTGCACGGCCACACCCTGATCTGGCACCAGGCACTGCCGCGCTGGATAACGGAGTTTGCGGGAAGTCAGGCCGAGTGGGATGCCCTGCTCAAGGACCATATTCAGACCGTATGCCGGCACTTTCGGGGGCAGGTCAGCAGTTGGGACGTGGTGAATGAGGCCTTCGAGGCCGATGGCACCCTGCGCAGCACTATCTGGCTGCGGCACCTGGGCAGCGGCTACCTCGAAAAAGCGTTCCGCTACGCCCACGAGGCCGACCCCGACGCGCTGCTGTTCTACAACGACTACGACCTGGAGTCGAACCCGGTGAAGCGGCGGGCGGTGCTCAGCTGGCTCCAAGCCATGCGGCAGCGCGGCGTGCCGGTGCACGGCCTGGGCCTGCAGCTGCACATTTCCATTCGCCACCCCGAAAACAGCCAGCTGACCGAAGCCGTGCAGGCCGCCCGCCAGACCGGCCTGCGCCTGCACTTCTCCGAGGTCGACGTGGCCATCAATCCGCTGAACCAGGCGGTAGAACCTACTCCCGAGCTGTTGCAGCGCCAGGCCGACAAGCTCCGGTTTCTGGTGGGCCTCTACCAGCAGCTGCCCCGGGCCCAGCAGCACGGCATTACCTTCTGGGGCGTCGCCGACCCGGATTCCTGGATTCGCAGCTACTTCCACCGCGCCGACTACCCGCTGCTGTTCGACGACAATTACCAACCCAAACCCGCCTATTGCACCCTGGTCCGCCCCTGA
- a CDS encoding PhzF family phenazine biosynthesis protein, whose product MPTYPFLLVDAFTTTALGGNPCAVVLDADDLSADAMQRLAREFNQSETAFVRGSATAGFGVRYFTPAEEIPLAGHPTIATITALLHTGRLPLTGRTELKLELLHGPIDIAVEPCADGQPAQVLMTQRRPVFGTVHDPAVVLPLFGLTPDDLLPGSLVQTVSTGTPQLMLLLRDHAALRRSHVPDAAAFARYRASSDFFSPHLFCLGGATAAGHTFARHFGTPPDIAEDPVTGSATGGMAAYLWHHGYLPQPEFVAEQGHWLGRAGTVHVSIAGPREAIESVTIGGQGVVVVEGRLAL is encoded by the coding sequence ATGCCGACCTATCCTTTCCTGCTCGTCGACGCCTTCACGACTACCGCCCTGGGCGGCAACCCCTGCGCCGTGGTGCTCGACGCCGACGACCTTTCCGCCGACGCCATGCAGCGCCTGGCCCGGGAGTTTAACCAGTCGGAAACGGCCTTCGTGCGCGGCTCGGCCACGGCCGGGTTCGGGGTGCGCTACTTCACCCCCGCCGAGGAAATTCCGCTGGCCGGCCACCCGACCATTGCCACCATCACGGCGCTGCTGCACACCGGCCGCCTGCCCCTGACCGGCCGCACCGAGTTGAAGCTGGAGCTGCTGCACGGCCCCATCGACATTGCCGTAGAGCCCTGCGCCGACGGCCAGCCGGCCCAGGTGCTGATGACCCAGCGCCGGCCCGTGTTCGGCACCGTGCACGACCCGGCCGTGGTGCTGCCCCTGTTTGGCCTCACCCCCGACGACCTACTGCCCGGCTCCCTGGTGCAAACCGTCAGTACGGGCACGCCCCAGCTCATGCTGCTGCTGCGCGACCACGCCGCGCTGCGCCGCTCCCACGTTCCCGACGCGGCAGCCTTTGCCCGCTACCGTGCCAGCAGCGACTTTTTCAGCCCCCACCTGTTTTGCCTGGGCGGGGCTACGGCGGCCGGCCACACTTTTGCCCGCCACTTCGGCACCCCACCCGATATTGCCGAAGACCCCGTGACGGGCTCGGCGACCGGGGGCATGGCGGCCTACCTGTGGCACCACGGCTATTTGCCGCAGCCCGAGTTCGTGGCCGAGCAGGGCCACTGGCTGGGCCGGGCCGGCACGGTGCACGTCAGCATCGCCGGCCCCCGCGAAGCCATTGAGTCGGTGACCA
- a CDS encoding MFS transporter — MPATAPATPAAPTSTSPFTPLRIPFFRMLWIASFVSNIGTWMQNVGAVGLMTELTPSPILVSLLQTASALPVFLLSLPAGALADLVDRRRMLLLTQTWMAGTALVLATVTLLGFTTPWLLLLLTFMLGLGGALNNPVWQTVTPELVPRAELPQAIALNSVSFNLARAFGPALGGLVIGYFSAGAAFLINGISFVATMYMVWQWQREPQATAPLATERIVAAIRGGIRYARFAPPVQNILMRGVCFTFGASALFALMPAVVVRRLHEPTSFYSLLLSCMGLGAVLGAVILPRLNKYLSINWRVTVATVAFAAGLAGLAFADNHWLLYGLLTLVGLAWMLVLNSFSVGVQTVVPRWVQARTISLYLLTIQGGMALGSIVWGAVAERVDIVWALAGAAGWLLLSTLLVFRFALRSGEALDFTPARPRLEPVLAQEPVPTEGPVIITTTYQVRPEHRQAFVFIMDQLADIRRREGAIRVGTYADLADPTRLVEYFMVETWEEHAQQHERGVSREEAELKLRARQFHAGPEPPVIAHLLAQHALPLPPEQPMVPGSTRLVASTAGEATS, encoded by the coding sequence ATGCCCGCTACTGCCCCTGCTACCCCGGCCGCCCCGACCAGCACTTCCCCCTTCACGCCCCTGCGGATTCCGTTTTTCCGCATGCTCTGGATTGCCTCCTTCGTGTCGAACATCGGCACCTGGATGCAGAACGTGGGAGCCGTGGGGCTGATGACCGAGCTGACACCCTCCCCCATCCTGGTGTCCTTGCTCCAGACGGCCTCGGCCCTGCCGGTGTTCCTGCTCAGCCTGCCCGCCGGGGCCCTGGCCGACCTGGTCGACCGCCGCAGGATGCTGCTGCTCACCCAGACCTGGATGGCGGGCACAGCCCTGGTGCTGGCCACCGTCACGCTGCTGGGCTTTACCACGCCCTGGCTGCTGCTGCTGCTTACGTTTATGCTGGGCCTGGGCGGGGCCCTGAACAACCCCGTGTGGCAAACCGTGACGCCCGAGCTGGTGCCCCGCGCCGAGCTGCCCCAGGCCATTGCCCTCAACAGCGTGAGCTTCAACCTGGCCCGGGCCTTCGGACCCGCCCTGGGCGGCCTGGTTATCGGCTACTTCTCGGCCGGGGCCGCCTTTCTGATCAACGGTATTTCCTTCGTGGCTACCATGTATATGGTGTGGCAGTGGCAGCGCGAGCCCCAGGCCACCGCGCCCCTGGCGACCGAGCGGATTGTGGCCGCCATCCGGGGCGGGATTCGCTACGCCCGCTTTGCCCCGCCGGTCCAGAACATCCTGATGCGGGGCGTGTGCTTCACCTTCGGGGCCAGCGCCCTGTTTGCCCTGATGCCGGCCGTGGTGGTGCGTCGCCTGCACGAGCCGACTTCTTTCTACTCGCTGCTGCTCTCCTGCATGGGCCTGGGGGCCGTGCTCGGGGCCGTGATTCTGCCCCGCCTGAACAAGTATCTGAGCATCAACTGGCGCGTGACCGTGGCTACCGTGGCCTTTGCCGCCGGGCTGGCCGGCCTGGCCTTCGCCGACAACCACTGGCTGCTCTACGGCCTGCTCACGCTCGTGGGGCTGGCCTGGATGCTGGTGCTCAACTCCTTTAGCGTGGGCGTGCAGACGGTGGTGCCGCGCTGGGTGCAGGCCCGCACCATCAGCCTGTACCTGCTCACCATTCAGGGCGGCATGGCGCTGGGCAGCATCGTGTGGGGGGCCGTGGCCGAGCGGGTCGACATCGTCTGGGCCCTGGCCGGGGCGGCCGGCTGGCTCCTGCTGAGCACCCTGCTGGTGTTCCGCTTTGCCCTGCGCAGCGGCGAGGCCCTCGACTTCACCCCCGCCCGGCCCCGCCTGGAACCCGTGCTGGCCCAGGAGCCCGTGCCCACCGAGGGTCCGGTCATCATCACCACCACTTACCAGGTGCGGCCCGAGCACCGGCAGGCCTTCGTGTTCATCATGGACCAGCTGGCCGACATTCGCCGCCGCGAGGGGGCCATCCGGGTGGGCACCTACGCCGACCTGGCCGACCCGACCCGGCTGGTGGAGTACTTCATGGTCGAAACCTGGGAGGAACACGCCCAGCAGCACGAGCGGGGCGTGAGCCGGGAAGAAGCCGAGCTCAAGCTGCGGGCCCGGCAGTTCCACGCGGGGCCCGAGCCGCCCGTTATTGCCCACCTGCTGGCCCAGCACGCCCTGCCCCTGCCCCCCGAGCAGCCGATGGTGCCCGGCAGCACCCGCCTGGTGGCCAGCACCGCCGGCGAAGCCACGAGTTAA
- a CDS encoding glycoside hydrolase family 15 protein, with amino-acid sequence MSTRHTYDLGVIGNCAYLALIRQDTSVQWLCWPRFDSSFVFGSLLDTRKGGEFSIKPAEDAAFNTRQYYLENTNVLCTEVESAEGRYRVTDFAPRFAQYDRNYKPLMFIRKLEPLEGLPRVRVVCEPVADYGQQQLTRRRSSNHIAFLGMEEEMRLTTDIPLTYILEQEGFVLTETRYLVLTYGAPLEAALHSTAEEFLRKTVQYWQRWVKSTSIGNFYQTQVIRSALALKLHQYEDTGAIIAATTTSLPEAPGSTRNWDYRFCWMRDTYYILTAFNNIGHFEEMERYFHYIANISTKVRDKYQPLYSISGAAQLTEQELPLEGYLGNKPVRIGNDAYTHIQNDVYGQVLVALLPLYVDRRFVGAERADSEKMMYEALRLIKETMDMPDAGLWEFRHIAQYHCYTYLFHWAGAHAARKVARYLGNTEIELMAEELTRIAAGKIEECYDAQRGVYTNAIGSPHLDASGLQLILMGYLDPNSERARTHLRELEKELKTPEGLFYRYRHPDDFGTPETTFLICSFWYVEALACVGRLDDAAREFEKLLGYTNHLGLLSEDVDAKTGSQWGNFPQAYSHVGLVNAAYRIAKRLDRPNFV; translated from the coding sequence ATGAGCACCCGCCACACCTACGACCTCGGCGTTATCGGCAACTGCGCCTACCTGGCTTTGATTCGACAAGATACCAGCGTGCAATGGCTCTGCTGGCCCCGCTTTGACAGCAGTTTCGTCTTTGGCAGCCTGCTCGACACCCGCAAGGGCGGCGAGTTCAGCATCAAGCCCGCCGAGGACGCCGCCTTCAACACCCGGCAATACTACCTGGAAAATACCAACGTGCTGTGTACTGAGGTAGAAAGCGCCGAGGGCCGCTACCGCGTCACCGACTTTGCCCCGCGCTTCGCCCAGTACGACCGTAACTACAAGCCCCTGATGTTTATCCGCAAGCTGGAGCCGCTGGAAGGGCTGCCCCGGGTGCGGGTAGTGTGCGAGCCGGTGGCCGACTACGGCCAGCAGCAGCTCACGCGCCGCCGCAGCTCCAACCACATTGCCTTCCTGGGCATGGAAGAAGAGATGCGCCTGACCACCGACATTCCCCTGACCTACATTCTGGAGCAGGAAGGCTTCGTGCTGACTGAAACCCGCTACCTGGTGCTCACCTACGGGGCGCCGCTGGAGGCGGCCCTGCACAGCACGGCCGAGGAGTTTCTGCGCAAAACCGTGCAGTACTGGCAGCGCTGGGTGAAAAGCACCAGCATCGGCAACTTCTACCAGACCCAGGTGATTCGCTCGGCCCTGGCCCTGAAGCTGCACCAGTACGAAGACACCGGCGCCATCATTGCCGCCACCACTACCAGCCTGCCCGAAGCGCCCGGCAGCACCCGCAACTGGGACTACCGCTTCTGCTGGATGCGCGACACGTATTACATCCTGACGGCCTTCAACAACATCGGGCACTTCGAGGAGATGGAGCGGTATTTCCACTACATTGCCAACATCTCGACCAAGGTGCGCGACAAGTATCAGCCGCTCTACAGCATCAGCGGGGCCGCGCAGCTCACCGAGCAGGAATTGCCGCTGGAAGGCTACCTGGGCAATAAGCCCGTGCGCATCGGCAACGACGCCTACACCCACATTCAGAACGACGTGTACGGGCAGGTGCTCGTGGCTCTGCTGCCGCTCTACGTGGACCGCCGCTTCGTGGGAGCCGAGCGGGCCGACTCGGAAAAGATGATGTACGAGGCCCTGCGCCTGATTAAGGAAACCATGGACATGCCCGACGCTGGCCTCTGGGAGTTCCGCCACATTGCGCAGTACCATTGCTACACCTACCTGTTTCACTGGGCCGGAGCCCACGCCGCCCGCAAGGTGGCCCGCTACCTGGGCAACACGGAAATTGAGCTGATGGCCGAGGAGCTGACCCGCATTGCGGCCGGGAAAATCGAGGAGTGCTACGATGCCCAGCGGGGCGTGTACACCAACGCCATCGGCTCGCCCCACCTCGACGCCAGCGGCCTGCAGCTGATTCTGATGGGCTACCTCGACCCCAACTCCGAGCGGGCCCGCACCCACCTGCGAGAGCTGGAAAAGGAGCTGAAAACGCCCGAGGGCCTGTTTTACCGCTACCGCCACCCCGACGACTTCGGCACGCCCGAAACCACCTTCCTGATCTGCTCCTTCTGGTACGTGGAGGCCCTGGCCTGCGTCGGCCGCCTCGATGATGCGGCCCGCGAGTTTGAGAAGCTGCTGGGCTACACCAACCACCTGGGCCTGCTCTCGGAAGACGTGGACGCCAAAACCGGCTCCCAGTGGGGCAACTTCCCGCAGGCCTACAGCCACGTGGGCCTGGTCAACGCGGCCTACCGCATTGCCAAGCGGCTCGACCGGCCCAACTTCGTCTAG